One genomic segment of Effusibacillus lacus includes these proteins:
- a CDS encoding radical SAM/SPASM domain-containing protein — MAYQIKKWVPSRFNAYSTADSGDLILYNSYTGAIVSVPPAEKEEALAALKRTGVSGNPSKTALQMIESGFLVPDQLDEKLRAKYLHQTQHRTDLLHLIILPTEACNFRCTYCYQTFPQGGMTAGIQTGIRRLAEEKSRFLNGLSVSWFGGEPLLASDMIGNLSNTFLNLSQKYGFHYSADISTNGYLMTEDLFKRLLNWEIRRYMITIDGPEAVHDKRRALCGGGNTFSRILSNLEKIKQVDGDFEIHLRVNIDMDNLDSVPELLGLLKDRFAGDTRFQLFIRPVGRWGGLNDERLPVCDRKLAEHSIWEFSRLGLEQGLPLASVIEDALLPGCSVCYAAKPHSLVIGANGKLYKCTCALDEEINQIGSLSENGSLLLDHDKLAVWVSSGDDADPVCGNCFFRPACQGNHCPLYRMKTGLRPCPHEKRHIRKVLDLIRHTYTLTGR; from the coding sequence ATGGCGTACCAAATCAAAAAATGGGTTCCATCCCGTTTCAACGCGTATTCTACTGCAGACTCGGGCGACTTGATCCTGTATAACAGCTATACGGGAGCCATTGTATCGGTACCTCCTGCAGAAAAAGAAGAAGCTCTCGCCGCTCTCAAAAGAACCGGCGTGAGTGGAAACCCATCGAAGACTGCACTTCAAATGATTGAATCCGGGTTTCTTGTACCGGATCAACTTGACGAAAAATTGCGGGCAAAGTATTTGCACCAGACCCAACATCGAACCGATCTGTTGCATTTGATCATTCTGCCAACAGAAGCCTGTAATTTCAGGTGCACCTATTGTTATCAGACTTTTCCCCAGGGTGGCATGACGGCTGGAATCCAAACGGGGATCCGGCGATTGGCGGAAGAGAAATCGAGATTCCTGAATGGCCTGTCGGTCAGTTGGTTTGGCGGCGAACCTTTGCTTGCGTCCGACATGATAGGGAATCTGTCCAACACCTTCCTGAATCTCTCCCAAAAATACGGATTTCATTATTCGGCCGACATCTCCACCAATGGGTACCTGATGACGGAAGATCTTTTTAAAAGGCTGCTCAACTGGGAAATCAGGCGTTATATGATCACGATTGACGGACCTGAAGCGGTTCACGACAAGAGAAGAGCACTTTGCGGCGGAGGAAATACCTTTTCCCGGATTCTGTCCAATCTGGAGAAGATCAAGCAGGTGGATGGAGATTTCGAAATTCATTTGCGTGTGAACATTGACATGGACAATCTGGATTCGGTTCCCGAATTGCTCGGACTACTCAAAGATCGATTTGCGGGTGACACAAGGTTTCAACTCTTTATCCGGCCTGTTGGACGGTGGGGCGGTTTGAACGATGAGCGGTTGCCCGTCTGTGACAGAAAGCTGGCGGAGCACAGCATATGGGAATTCAGCCGATTGGGGTTGGAGCAGGGGCTCCCGTTGGCTTCCGTAATTGAGGATGCGCTGTTGCCCGGTTGTTCCGTGTGCTACGCGGCAAAACCTCATTCTCTTGTCATTGGAGCAAACGGAAAGCTATACAAATGCACATGTGCATTGGACGAGGAAATCAACCAAATCGGCAGCTTGTCGGAGAACGGGTCTTTGCTGTTGGACCATGACAAGCTGGCAGTTTGGGTCAGTTCAGGGGATGATGCCGATCCTGTCTGTGGCAATTGTTTTTTCCGGCCTGCCTGCCAAGGCAACCATTGCCCTTTGTACCGTATGAAAACGGGATTGCGTCCTTGTCCTCATGAGAAACGTCATATCAGGAAAGTACTGGATCTGATCCGGCATACCTATACTTTGACCGGGAGGTGA
- a CDS encoding MFS transporter, with product MDRITYQPSGFEAGSFASKAARNAFIALVILFLSVYFGSERFYYYDPALYGYLWATVVSILLMVIRITAWTLRPPARRLWQQGFRLMRSGEGLKFLFSTFWNNIFQQKFVFKRSLWRGIQHFLIAWGVLLSLAITFALVLGWMHFELVDPRTYSVVFFGIPLFRMGVDSWLAFMIYHGLNWSGLMVLAGCIMALIRRVKDSKVLVEQGKEHDIFPLLLLLAVTVTGSLLTVSAMWMKGHFYLGIAIAHQITVIVFLLYLPFGKLWHLPLRFLALVVPMYHAMEKQKPCARCGQTYATATQIQDVQFALRNRNLSVPIENTDFHMSDLCSDCRRVAHRLAAYGAKVELGQSQLVVKNNGRNGLTLAQEGGNVHATPTER from the coding sequence TTGGACAGGATTACTTATCAACCTTCCGGATTTGAGGCCGGTTCATTTGCTTCAAAGGCTGCAAGGAACGCTTTTATTGCCTTGGTCATTCTCTTTTTGTCCGTCTACTTTGGTTCGGAGCGTTTCTATTACTACGATCCGGCTTTGTACGGATACCTTTGGGCAACTGTTGTCAGTATTTTGCTGATGGTCATCCGCATTACGGCCTGGACCCTTCGTCCCCCGGCCAGACGTTTGTGGCAGCAAGGGTTTCGGTTGATGAGGTCCGGAGAAGGACTCAAGTTTCTGTTTTCAACTTTTTGGAACAACATTTTTCAGCAGAAGTTTGTATTTAAACGGTCTTTGTGGCGGGGGATTCAGCATTTTCTGATCGCCTGGGGCGTGTTGTTGTCTCTTGCCATCACCTTTGCGCTTGTACTGGGCTGGATGCATTTCGAATTGGTTGACCCGAGAACCTACTCGGTAGTGTTCTTCGGTATTCCTTTGTTCCGGATGGGGGTAGACTCCTGGCTAGCGTTCATGATCTATCACGGCTTAAACTGGTCGGGGTTAATGGTGCTGGCAGGCTGCATCATGGCGCTGATTCGACGTGTTAAGGATAGCAAGGTATTAGTGGAACAAGGAAAAGAGCATGACATCTTTCCGCTACTTCTGTTGTTGGCGGTAACCGTGACCGGATCCCTGCTGACCGTATCCGCCATGTGGATGAAGGGTCACTTCTACCTTGGGATTGCAATAGCCCATCAGATTACAGTCATAGTCTTTCTGTTGTATCTTCCGTTCGGGAAGCTGTGGCACCTGCCCTTGAGGTTTTTGGCGTTGGTTGTGCCAATGTATCACGCAATGGAAAAGCAAAAACCATGTGCCCGGTGTGGCCAGACCTATGCGACTGCCACCCAGATTCAGGACGTGCAGTTTGCTTTAAGAAACCGGAATCTGTCAGTTCCGATTGAAAATACGGACTTTCATATGTCCGATCTATGCTCCGACTGCCGAAGGGTTGCCCATCGATTGGCAGCTTACGGAGCCAAGGTGGAATTGGGGCAATCTCAACTGGTTGTGAAAAACAACGGACGAAATGGCTTAACCTTGGCCCAGGAAGGAGGAAATGTTCATGCCACACCCACAGAACGCTGA
- the fdhF gene encoding formate dehydrogenase subunit alpha, translating into MPHPQNADYSQRTYAAIEREGEVLIPTHCCFCGMQCGMNIRVDKDSNQVLGVEPRYDFPMNGGRLCPKGVAAYRQAIHPERLLRPLIRKNGQLVESAWDEAMDLIVSKIRDIQGKYGKDAFGIYSGSSMTNEKCYLVGKFARIGLGTKHIDYNGRYCMSSAAAGFNQTLGIDRGGTNPWSDIKFADVLLIAGSNTAECHPLSMPYVWGARDNGAKLIVVDPRQTKTALVADIHLNLKPGTDLALVNGLIHVLIKEDMINHEFVKNHTSGFEDLKAMAEKYPPEVAARITGLPKERIVEAARIFGQAKNGMVLFARGVEQHAKGSDSVSNYTNLCLITGKIGRKGSGVATFTGQGNGQGGREHGQKADQLPGYRKITDPEARKYIAGVWGVDESEIPGPGISAFELLKALGKEVKGLLLICSNPMVSAPSLGDVKQYLTSLEFFVCMDFFLSESAELADVVLPSTVWIEDNGTTTNVEGRVIRINGIDKTPGEARRDWEVLCELADRLGRGQFFRYNSPQEIFDELRVASRGGIADYFGITYEKIEKMDGVFWPCPSVEHEGTPRLFEDRKFNFPDGKARLLAFEHKGPNEDVDQEYPLLLTTGRVVYHYLSGNQTRRIDSLRDKCPDPYVEIHPETAKRYGIENGHYVKISSRRGYIVVPAKITKITRPDMVFVPYHWGKTLAINNLTNPALDPKSKIPEFKVCAVKIEPTKQQEVRHG; encoded by the coding sequence ATGCCACACCCACAGAACGCTGATTATTCCCAGCGAACTTACGCTGCAATTGAGAGGGAAGGGGAAGTGCTAATCCCCACTCACTGTTGCTTTTGCGGCATGCAGTGTGGAATGAACATTCGGGTCGATAAAGACAGCAACCAGGTCTTGGGAGTCGAACCGCGTTATGATTTTCCGATGAATGGCGGCAGGTTGTGTCCGAAAGGGGTGGCTGCCTATCGGCAGGCGATTCATCCGGAGCGGTTGCTTCGGCCGCTGATTCGGAAAAACGGACAGCTGGTTGAGTCCGCATGGGACGAAGCGATGGATTTGATCGTATCCAAAATTCGGGACATCCAAGGCAAATACGGAAAAGACGCCTTTGGCATTTATTCCGGATCCTCGATGACCAACGAAAAGTGTTATCTGGTAGGGAAATTTGCCCGCATTGGATTGGGTACCAAACATATTGATTACAACGGCCGGTACTGCATGTCCTCAGCGGCTGCGGGTTTCAATCAAACCCTGGGAATTGACCGCGGGGGGACCAATCCTTGGAGCGATATCAAATTTGCCGATGTGCTCCTGATTGCCGGTTCCAATACAGCTGAATGCCATCCTTTGTCGATGCCTTATGTCTGGGGGGCAAGGGACAACGGGGCGAAATTGATCGTGGTGGACCCGCGTCAAACCAAGACGGCACTGGTGGCCGACATTCACCTGAATTTGAAGCCCGGTACCGATCTGGCGTTGGTCAACGGGCTGATTCACGTTCTCATCAAGGAAGACATGATCAATCATGAATTTGTCAAAAACCATACGTCCGGGTTTGAAGATCTGAAAGCAATGGCGGAAAAGTACCCGCCTGAAGTCGCGGCCCGGATCACCGGACTGCCAAAAGAGCGAATCGTGGAAGCGGCAAGGATATTCGGTCAGGCCAAGAACGGAATGGTCTTGTTTGCGCGGGGTGTGGAACAGCATGCCAAAGGTTCTGACAGCGTATCCAATTACACCAATTTGTGCCTGATCACGGGGAAAATTGGCCGCAAAGGATCCGGGGTTGCCACCTTCACCGGTCAAGGCAACGGACAAGGCGGTCGTGAACACGGACAGAAAGCTGACCAACTCCCCGGATACCGTAAAATCACAGACCCGGAAGCCCGCAAATACATTGCCGGAGTTTGGGGTGTTGACGAGAGCGAGATCCCCGGTCCCGGCATATCCGCTTTCGAATTGTTAAAAGCTCTTGGCAAGGAGGTCAAGGGACTGCTTCTGATCTGCAGCAATCCAATGGTGTCGGCTCCCAGCCTCGGAGATGTGAAGCAATACCTTACAAGTCTGGAGTTTTTTGTGTGCATGGACTTCTTTCTCTCCGAGTCGGCCGAACTGGCGGATGTGGTTCTGCCCTCCACCGTCTGGATTGAAGACAACGGGACGACCACCAATGTGGAGGGGCGCGTCATTCGCATCAACGGTATTGACAAAACCCCGGGAGAAGCAAGACGCGATTGGGAAGTGTTGTGCGAGTTGGCGGATCGTTTGGGGAGAGGCCAATTCTTCCGGTACAATTCCCCGCAAGAAATCTTTGACGAGTTACGGGTGGCAAGTCGCGGCGGAATTGCCGATTATTTCGGCATCACGTATGAAAAAATCGAAAAAATGGATGGAGTGTTCTGGCCCTGTCCATCGGTGGAACACGAGGGAACACCGCGACTGTTTGAGGATCGGAAATTCAATTTTCCGGATGGCAAGGCACGTCTGCTGGCTTTTGAACATAAAGGCCCCAACGAGGATGTGGACCAGGAGTATCCCCTGCTTCTGACAACAGGACGAGTGGTGTACCACTATCTAAGCGGCAATCAAACACGCCGGATTGATTCCCTCCGGGACAAATGTCCCGACCCCTATGTGGAAATCCATCCCGAAACAGCAAAAAGGTATGGGATTGAGAACGGCCACTACGTCAAAATCAGCAGTCGACGGGGCTACATAGTGGTACCTGCAAAAATCACCAAAATCACCCGTCCGGACATGGTGTTTGTTCCTTACCATTGGGGCAAGACTCTGGCCATCAACAACCTGACAAATCCGGCCCTGGATCCGAAATCCAAAATTCCGGAATTCAAAGTGTGTGCGGTAAAGATAGAACCGACCAAGCAGCAGGAGGTGCGGCATGGCTAA
- a CDS encoding 4Fe-4S dicluster domain-containing protein, with amino-acid sequence MAKVLYIDFERCIGCRACMLGCEECSGHDHLSRMFVDELNPGETVATSPTPCMHCVQPACAESCPVQAIQVTEDGAVLSASHEKCIACKNCTYACPFGIPRVDEQRKIMYKCDLCYDRTSKGRPPMCVSVCPTDTIQFLDEAEAKAKLDKQVQFKWDFGGTVIETRTVIGIPDLQTHRYGYNEVTEDVL; translated from the coding sequence ATGGCTAAGGTGCTCTATATCGATTTTGAGCGCTGCATCGGTTGTCGGGCCTGTATGCTTGGATGTGAGGAATGCAGCGGACACGATCACTTATCTCGAATGTTTGTCGATGAATTGAACCCCGGGGAAACAGTTGCGACTTCCCCCACCCCCTGCATGCACTGCGTTCAGCCCGCCTGCGCCGAATCCTGTCCGGTTCAGGCCATTCAGGTAACGGAAGATGGAGCGGTGCTCTCCGCATCCCACGAAAAATGCATCGCCTGCAAAAACTGCACCTACGCTTGTCCGTTTGGCATCCCTAGAGTGGATGAACAACGGAAAATCATGTATAAGTGTGATCTCTGTTACGACCGGACGTCCAAAGGAAGGCCGCCTATGTGCGTAAGCGTATGCCCGACCGATACCATACAGTTTCTGGACGAAGCGGAAGCAAAAGCAAAACTGGACAAACAGGTTCAGTTCAAGTGGGATTTTGGCGGAACGGTAATTGAAACCCGGACGGTCATCGGAATTCCTGACCTCCAAACCCACCGGTACGGCTATAACGAAGTGACGGAGGATGTGCTATGA
- a CDS encoding ubiquinol-cytochrome c reductase iron-sulfur subunit — MIKRFEKYLRDISLNIRRETELDMNRRGFVAASLGLIAVFFLSSIPFVAQAYRKTVEEKPDRIKIAGPDELRVGDSKTFAYPNPNDPAILVRVSEKEYRSYHIKCTHLQCPIYWDKTSGKLMCPCHNGFFSVEDGSVLAGPPQRSLPSIKLSIKKDGIYAVGVIHGTHGGKTV, encoded by the coding sequence ATGATCAAACGATTTGAGAAATACCTGCGTGATATATCGCTAAACATCAGACGGGAAACGGAACTGGACATGAACAGGCGGGGGTTCGTCGCCGCTTCCCTTGGACTGATCGCGGTTTTTTTCCTGAGTTCCATTCCCTTTGTTGCGCAAGCATACCGGAAGACAGTGGAGGAAAAGCCCGATCGCATCAAAATTGCCGGACCGGATGAACTCAGGGTGGGAGACAGCAAAACCTTTGCCTACCCCAATCCGAACGATCCCGCCATTCTGGTCAGAGTTTCGGAGAAAGAGTACAGGTCCTATCATATCAAATGCACTCATTTGCAGTGTCCGATCTATTGGGACAAAACATCGGGAAAACTGATGTGTCCCTGCCACAACGGGTTTTTTTCGGTGGAAGACGGTTCCGTATTGGCCGGGCCGCCTCAGCGGTCTCTCCCGTCCATTAAATTGTCGATTAAGAAAGACGGCATTTATGCGGTCGGTGTCATTCATGGAACTCACGGAGGGAAAACTGTATGA
- a CDS encoding MFS transporter, translating into METKGRVSALAFSTVAMIMSFTVWAVISPLANQLQDIYGLTATEKSILVATPILLGSLLRIPMGILADRLGGKKLYALTMLFLTVPLIGAGFSKSYGMLLFWSLFIGLAGTTFAIAIAYVSRWYPPEKQGLVLGITGMGNFGTAVAGFTIPTIANLFGISWAFWGLAIAIAVTAALFWTGTRELPRPKVGKTFRSAFSVIRYKKTWVLSLFYFLTFGAFVSFGIYLPVLLQDLFGLTSVDAGFRAAGFVVVATLMRPVGGYLADRLGAGRILMYVFTGILVGAFLLSFFADNLFLFTVGCLGIALLAGAGNGAIFKLVPEVAPVNTGAVTGIVGAAGGIGGFFPPILLGAVKDVTGAYFFGFLLLGAYALICLVVNAVEFQGPQIRSMKWTAGRKKIKGK; encoded by the coding sequence ATGGAAACAAAGGGTCGAGTATCGGCACTTGCCTTTTCAACGGTGGCCATGATCATGTCCTTTACGGTGTGGGCAGTGATTTCGCCTCTTGCCAACCAGCTTCAGGATATCTACGGGTTGACGGCGACGGAGAAAAGTATTTTGGTTGCCACACCGATATTGCTTGGGTCCCTGCTGAGAATACCCATGGGCATTCTGGCTGATCGCCTCGGGGGAAAGAAGCTTTACGCACTGACCATGCTGTTTCTTACGGTACCGTTGATTGGGGCCGGATTCTCAAAGTCATATGGGATGTTACTCTTCTGGTCCTTATTCATTGGTTTGGCGGGAACGACGTTTGCCATTGCCATTGCGTATGTTTCCCGGTGGTACCCTCCGGAGAAACAGGGATTGGTCCTGGGGATAACGGGAATGGGGAATTTCGGAACAGCTGTTGCGGGTTTCACAATTCCCACCATTGCCAATCTCTTCGGGATTTCTTGGGCGTTTTGGGGACTGGCGATTGCGATTGCGGTAACGGCAGCCCTATTCTGGACAGGTACCCGTGAATTGCCAAGGCCCAAAGTAGGGAAGACCTTCAGATCGGCTTTCTCCGTGATCCGGTATAAGAAAACCTGGGTATTGTCCCTGTTTTATTTTTTGACTTTCGGTGCATTCGTTTCGTTTGGCATCTATTTGCCCGTGCTGCTGCAAGATTTGTTCGGTTTAACATCGGTCGACGCCGGATTCCGGGCAGCCGGATTCGTGGTGGTGGCCACGCTGATGCGGCCCGTGGGTGGATACCTGGCTGATCGTCTGGGAGCGGGAAGGATCTTGATGTATGTGTTTACGGGTATCCTGGTGGGAGCTTTCCTCCTATCCTTTTTCGCAGACAACCTTTTCCTGTTTACTGTTGGATGCTTGGGAATAGCCTTGCTGGCTGGTGCCGGCAATGGAGCGATTTTCAAGCTGGTACCGGAAGTGGCTCCAGTCAACACCGGGGCTGTTACCGGAATCGTGGGTGCCGCCGGCGGCATCGGCGGCTTTTTTCCGCCCATTTTGCTGGGTGCTGTAAAAGATGTAACGGGTGCTTATTTCTTTGGTTTTTTACTGTTAGGAGCATACGCCCTTATCTGTCTGGTTGTAAACGCCGTTGAATTCCAGGGGCCTCAAATCAGAAGCATGAAGTGGACTGCAGGGCGAAAAAAGATTAAGGGAAAATAA
- a CDS encoding globin domain-containing protein → MNYDPNVSPYEMIGGEQTVRQLVKAFYARVRVHPDLFPIFPGDWKETERKQYLFLTQFLGGPPLFSQEFGHPMLRVRHMPFPVTPKRAEAWLSCMRQAMDDIKLEGEIRDYVWERLVQTAHHMINTEEEAE, encoded by the coding sequence ATGAACTACGACCCAAACGTTAGCCCGTACGAAATGATCGGCGGCGAACAAACGGTTCGCCAACTGGTCAAAGCGTTCTATGCCCGTGTCCGGGTTCACCCTGACCTCTTTCCCATCTTTCCCGGGGATTGGAAAGAGACGGAGCGAAAACAGTATCTGTTTCTGACCCAGTTTCTCGGCGGACCTCCTCTCTTCAGCCAGGAGTTTGGACACCCGATGCTGCGGGTCCGCCATATGCCCTTTCCTGTAACACCAAAGCGGGCAGAAGCTTGGTTGTCCTGCATGCGGCAGGCGATGGATGACATCAAACTGGAAGGCGAGATTCGCGACTACGTCTGGGAGCGTCTGGTACAGACTGCCCATCATATGATTAATACAGAGGAAGAAGCAGAGTAA
- a CDS encoding TAXI family TRAP transporter solute-binding subunit, protein MNKKKWLLGLASTLTLSLALAGCGGGTNQGNNQGNQGGAKPAENKPAAGQQMTIATGGTAGTYYPLGGGIAQILKNKANINANAQTTGASVENMRLLKDGSVDIAFTQGDIAEYAAKGTMMFEKGGAIKNFKALAALYPETIQLVVPANSPIKTIADLKGKKVSVGAPGSGTEANAQQILEVYGLKFEDLKVQRLSFAESTSGLKDGTLDAAFVTAGTPTSAVSELGATKGVRILEVDADHAKKLIDKYPYYAVQKIPGKTYTGQDTDVNTVAVQSMLVVRADLDEKTVYDVTKAIFENLDQLGNVHAKGKEVKLEKALSGVSIEVHPGAAKYYSEKGVKK, encoded by the coding sequence ATGAACAAAAAGAAATGGCTTTTAGGGTTGGCATCTACTTTAACGTTGTCGCTTGCCCTTGCTGGTTGCGGCGGTGGCACCAACCAGGGGAATAATCAAGGGAATCAAGGCGGGGCCAAACCTGCTGAGAACAAACCTGCTGCCGGACAGCAAATGACTATTGCAACCGGTGGAACCGCAGGAACCTACTACCCGCTTGGCGGCGGTATCGCTCAAATTCTTAAGAACAAAGCGAATATTAATGCGAACGCTCAAACGACCGGTGCTTCTGTAGAAAATATGCGCCTGCTGAAAGACGGTTCCGTTGATATTGCTTTCACCCAAGGGGACATTGCTGAATATGCAGCCAAAGGAACCATGATGTTTGAAAAGGGTGGCGCCATCAAGAATTTCAAGGCTCTGGCTGCGTTGTATCCGGAAACCATTCAATTGGTCGTTCCTGCGAACAGCCCGATCAAAACGATCGCCGACCTGAAAGGCAAGAAGGTTTCCGTTGGCGCTCCGGGAAGCGGTACGGAAGCGAATGCCCAACAGATTCTTGAAGTTTACGGTTTGAAGTTTGAAGATCTGAAAGTTCAACGTTTGTCTTTTGCAGAGTCCACCAGCGGTTTGAAAGACGGAACACTGGATGCAGCTTTTGTAACCGCAGGTACACCGACCTCCGCTGTTTCCGAGCTTGGCGCAACCAAAGGCGTCCGGATCCTGGAAGTGGATGCAGACCATGCAAAGAAGCTCATTGACAAGTATCCTTATTATGCTGTACAAAAGATTCCCGGCAAGACCTATACCGGTCAGGATACAGATGTGAACACAGTAGCGGTCCAGTCCATGCTGGTTGTCCGTGCTGACCTTGATGAGAAGACCGTCTATGACGTAACAAAAGCTATCTTCGAAAATCTTGATCAGTTGGGCAATGTTCATGCTAAAGGGAAAGAAGTGAAGCTGGAGAAAGCGCTGAGCGGTGTAAGCATTGAAGTTCACCCAGGTGCGGCCAAGTACTACTCCGAAAAGGGAGTCAAGAAGTAA
- a CDS encoding DUF1850 domain-containing protein — MKGRQFLIWLTGIIVIIWALNVPFLTSLAIKDGNSGQVLLSLPMKPDDSFSLRYIHSIHRTTVIEKYYIDEHLNLVVDEMIFDSYGVGIPSELEPGQQLAMENGKFILRNVNRKLPYFDQRIGQEIANHVLMVKGREIPLSWISLPGSSVRFQAIRETSLQYFERGLSQWLNKRILKP, encoded by the coding sequence ATGAAAGGCAGGCAATTCCTAATATGGCTTACTGGAATCATAGTAATTATATGGGCGTTGAACGTACCCTTCCTAACCTCATTGGCAATCAAAGACGGTAACAGTGGACAGGTGTTGCTGTCGCTGCCGATGAAACCTGATGACAGTTTTTCACTTCGTTACATTCATTCCATTCACCGGACCACCGTAATTGAAAAGTACTACATTGATGAACATTTGAATCTTGTTGTTGACGAGATGATATTTGATTCTTATGGTGTTGGAATTCCCTCCGAGCTTGAACCCGGACAGCAATTGGCAATGGAGAATGGAAAGTTTATCCTTCGGAACGTCAATCGAAAATTGCCTTATTTTGACCAGAGGATCGGGCAGGAGATTGCAAATCATGTTCTGATGGTGAAGGGAAGGGAAATTCCCTTGTCGTGGATCAGCCTGCCGGGTTCTTCTGTCCGTTTTCAGGCTATCAGGGAGACATCGCTGCAATATTTCGAAAGGGGGTTGTCGCAATGGCTGAACAAAAGGATCCTGAAACCATGA